From Candidatus Neomarinimicrobiota bacterium, the proteins below share one genomic window:
- a CDS encoding chemotaxis protein CheW: MTNLVNEQAAAEPNADNVLASMSKDGKYLTFCLGTEEYGLEILKVREIIGLMAITAVPRTPKFVRGVLNLRGKVIPVVDLRTKFGLEQIEDTDETCIIVVDIAQNGTPIQMGILVDTVSEVLDITGQDIEDTPSFGENLNTDFILGMAKAKGTVKILLNIEEVLTSTELMDIVSITDKSAKS; encoded by the coding sequence ATGACAAACCTAGTTAATGAACAAGCCGCAGCAGAACCGAATGCGGATAATGTGCTCGCTTCCATGAGCAAGGACGGTAAATACCTTACTTTCTGCTTGGGCACTGAAGAATACGGACTGGAGATTTTGAAGGTTCGTGAAATAATCGGATTAATGGCAATTACCGCCGTGCCACGCACACCCAAATTTGTACGCGGTGTGCTGAACCTGCGCGGTAAAGTTATTCCGGTAGTTGACCTCAGGACCAAGTTTGGCCTGGAGCAGATTGAGGATACAGATGAAACCTGTATTATCGTAGTTGACATTGCTCAGAATGGCACGCCGATCCAGATGGGTATCCTGGTGGATACAGTCTCTGAAGTACTGGATATTACCGGGCAGGATATTGAAGATACCCCATCCTTTGGCGAAAACCTCAATACCGATTTCATACTCGGTATGGCTAAAGCTAAAGGAACGGTAAAGATTCTTCTCAATATCGAGGAAGTACTGACCAGTACGGAATTAATGGATATTGTCAGTATTACCGATAAATCAGCTAAATCATAA
- a CDS encoding methyl-accepting chemotaxis protein, whose amino-acid sequence MSLLNNKKLGSTIAKVVKNKANVLNKVPTPVMAIDKNFNVEYMNPAGARFGGLTQEQCVGKKCYDIFKTDHCNTDKCAVAQAMRKDTVVTEKTVANPNPTTTIPVQYTGAPLKNDAGEIIGGLEYVADITEIDTMMKEVDRTIDVVIDVMESVSNKDLTKTITDKFEGKYAALKDNINNTIENLDDALKQVGTSVNQVSSASDQIASGSQSLAEGSNEQASSLEEISSSLEEMSSMTQQNAQNANQATKLSGESSSAADQGNQAMGKMTTAIEKIKTSSDETAKIVKTIDDIAFQTNLLALNAAVEAARAGDAGKGFAVVAEEVRNLAQKSAEAAKNTSDMINESVENAAGGVKITEEVAKLLTQIVEGVSKVNNLVSEIDAASKEQAEGIEQVNNAVAEMNKVTQQNAANSEESASASEELNGQAQELSSLIATFELTSNGGGQALPPKSAKKKAAAKPRRKTSKKGNGKLPEQVIPLDDADFAEF is encoded by the coding sequence ATGAGTCTCTTAAATAATAAGAAACTGGGGTCCACTATTGCTAAGGTCGTTAAAAATAAAGCGAACGTTCTTAACAAGGTTCCCACACCCGTTATGGCTATTGATAAGAATTTCAATGTCGAATACATGAATCCCGCCGGAGCCAGATTCGGTGGCTTGACCCAGGAACAATGCGTTGGTAAGAAATGCTATGATATTTTCAAAACCGACCACTGCAACACGGACAAATGTGCCGTTGCTCAGGCCATGCGGAAAGATACTGTAGTTACTGAAAAAACAGTTGCCAACCCCAACCCAACCACTACAATCCCGGTCCAGTACACTGGTGCACCCCTAAAGAATGATGCCGGTGAGATTATCGGAGGCTTGGAATATGTGGCTGACATTACAGAGATCGATACCATGATGAAGGAAGTCGATCGGACAATTGATGTTGTTATCGATGTTATGGAATCCGTTTCAAACAAGGATCTCACAAAAACGATTACTGACAAATTCGAAGGCAAATATGCCGCATTGAAGGATAATATTAACAATACCATCGAGAACCTTGATGATGCCCTAAAACAGGTCGGTACATCGGTTAATCAGGTTTCCTCGGCCAGTGATCAGATTGCCAGCGGCAGTCAGTCCCTGGCGGAAGGTTCCAATGAACAGGCCAGTTCGCTGGAAGAGATATCCAGCAGTCTGGAAGAGATGTCATCCATGACCCAGCAGAATGCCCAGAATGCCAATCAGGCCACCAAGCTGTCCGGGGAATCCAGTTCAGCGGCGGATCAGGGTAATCAGGCTATGGGTAAGATGACCACAGCCATTGAGAAGATCAAGACCTCCTCCGATGAGACAGCCAAGATCGTTAAGACGATTGATGATATTGCTTTCCAGACCAACTTGCTGGCTTTAAATGCAGCGGTTGAGGCAGCCCGTGCCGGTGATGCCGGTAAAGGTTTTGCAGTGGTAGCGGAAGAAGTCCGTAATCTGGCTCAGAAGTCAGCGGAAGCGGCCAAGAATACTTCCGACATGATCAACGAATCGGTGGAGAATGCTGCCGGTGGTGTAAAGATCACTGAGGAAGTTGCCAAATTGCTGACTCAGATAGTTGAAGGTGTCAGTAAGGTTAATAACCTGGTGAGTGAGATTGATGCTGCTTCAAAAGAGCAGGCTGAAGGTATTGAGCAGGTGAATAATGCTGTGGCTGAGATGAATAAAGTTACTCAGCAGAATGCTGCTAATTCTGAGGAATCAGCCAGTGCTTCTGAGGAGCTTAACGGTCAGGCCCAGGAGTTATCATCCCTGATCGCGACCTTTGAGCTTACTTCCAATGGTGGTGGACAGGCTTTACCGCCCAAGAGTGCCAAGAAGAAGGCTGCCGCCAAACCACGCAGGAAAACCAGTAAGAAGGGCAATGGCAAATTACCGGAACAGGTCATTCCTTTAGATGATGCTGACTTTGCGGAATTTTAA
- a CDS encoding CheR family methyltransferase: MDNRTFKKICELVYNVSGIALNDNKRALVSARIGKRITALQMPDHRSYLDYLDQDDSGDELVQLLDVISTNVTSFFRESDHYDFVSQIIPDWLSQGQKRFRLWSAACSTGEEPYSLAMTLLDIPRIVNADLKILATDISTRVLAHSLSGVYPKKSLKTVSPKQLKLYFNRTIEAGMETYTVKDRLKELMTFKRLNLSKQPFPMRGPIDIVFCCNVMIYFDKTVREELVNEISRLLRPGGYLIVGHSESLSGINTDLKIVQPSIYRKDD, translated from the coding sequence ATGGATAATAGAACATTCAAGAAAATCTGTGAATTAGTTTATAACGTAAGCGGTATCGCGCTGAATGATAACAAGCGCGCCCTGGTTTCGGCCCGGATCGGTAAACGAATAACTGCTTTACAGATGCCAGACCACCGTTCATATCTTGATTATCTTGACCAGGATGATAGTGGGGATGAACTGGTGCAACTACTGGATGTTATTTCCACAAATGTTACCAGTTTTTTCCGTGAATCCGATCACTATGATTTTGTGAGCCAGATTATTCCGGATTGGCTGTCGCAGGGTCAGAAACGCTTCCGCTTATGGTCCGCAGCCTGCTCAACCGGCGAGGAACCCTATTCCCTGGCAATGACATTGTTGGATATTCCACGAATTGTAAATGCAGATTTAAAAATTCTGGCCACTGATATATCAACCAGAGTACTGGCTCACAGCCTGAGCGGAGTCTACCCAAAAAAGAGTTTGAAAACTGTCTCACCGAAACAGCTTAAGCTTTATTTTAATCGTACTATTGAAGCTGGAATGGAAACGTATACTGTTAAAGACAGACTCAAAGAATTGATGACATTTAAACGTCTCAACCTGTCTAAGCAGCCCTTTCCAATGCGCGGTCCCATCGATATTGTCTTTTGTTGCAATGTCATGATTTATTTTGATAAAACAGTTCGAGAGGAGCTGGTTAATGAAATTTCACGCCTATTACGGCCAGGCGGATACTTAATTGTCGGTCATTCTGAAAGCTTGTCAGGGATCAATACGGATCTTAAAATTGTTCAACCATCGATTTACCGAAAAGATGATTGA
- a CDS encoding CheR family methyltransferase gives MEIDNSTFRKITRIVYDNVGIVLNDSKKALVTARVRTRMKSLEIDQFRDYYDFLDSDTSGDELVQLLDVISTNVTHFFRESEHFDVLSDATSGWVAQGQKKFRFWSAACSTGQEPYAMAMKLSEIKGIDATDLKILATDISTQVLSHSKQGVYNEKNLKTVPAKLRNRYFTRRQNGVANFEVKAPIKELITFKRLNLAKPPFPMKGPFDFVFCCNVMIYFDNKVRSGLVNEFYRLLKPGGYLIVGTAESLTGLNTKFTTVSPSVYIKEEF, from the coding sequence ATGGAAATAGATAACTCAACTTTTAGGAAAATCACCAGGATCGTTTATGACAACGTAGGGATTGTCTTGAACGATAGCAAAAAAGCGCTGGTAACTGCTCGGGTTCGAACAAGAATGAAATCACTGGAAATAGATCAATTCAGGGACTATTATGATTTCTTAGATTCTGACACCAGTGGGGATGAGTTGGTTCAGCTATTAGATGTAATCTCCACCAATGTAACCCATTTTTTTCGAGAATCTGAACACTTCGATGTGCTCTCAGATGCAACTAGCGGGTGGGTCGCCCAAGGACAAAAGAAATTCAGATTCTGGTCAGCAGCCTGCTCCACAGGTCAGGAGCCGTATGCCATGGCTATGAAATTATCCGAGATCAAAGGTATCGATGCTACCGATCTCAAAATTCTAGCTACAGATATATCAACTCAGGTTTTGAGTCATAGTAAACAGGGGGTTTATAATGAAAAGAACCTGAAAACTGTACCTGCCAAATTACGAAACCGTTATTTTACACGACGACAGAATGGTGTGGCTAATTTTGAGGTTAAAGCGCCAATAAAAGAATTGATCACTTTCAAAAGACTGAACTTAGCAAAACCACCCTTTCCAATGAAAGGACCCTTCGACTTCGTGTTCTGTTGCAATGTGATGATCTATTTTGACAATAAGGTGCGGTCGGGCTTGGTAAACGAATTTTATCGACTGCTAAAACCGGGCGGCTATCTCATTGTGGGTACTGCGGAGAGTCTGACTGGGTTAAATACGAAATTTACAACTGTTAGCCCATCGGTCTATATAAAAGAAGAGTTTTGA